Proteins co-encoded in one Desulfoplanes formicivorans genomic window:
- a CDS encoding ABC transporter permease, which produces MKRHFSWMTCFFLAPVLIWLIFLIVLPHIDLLIMSFRAEDDYGDMVWSLVNYKEFFTEPIYWLTFVRTAVYSILVTCITFVIALPVAFYITKVVSPRVKGFLIVLLLMPFWVSELVRVYGWMILLRESGVINHFLMMLGITSTPVEMLYNDATMLLGLVYTSMLFMVVPLISALDSLDDALIEAAYDLGSGMWTIVGKIIIPHAKPGIVSGSIVVFMLTLGNYLTPNLMGGKSSLWFTEQIYNQFIASFNWNQGSAFGFLLLILSSFIIWVGLKLTRQNLGKVAS; this is translated from the coding sequence ATGAAACGACATTTTTCCTGGATGACCTGCTTTTTCCTGGCTCCGGTCCTGATCTGGCTCATTTTTCTTATTGTTCTGCCCCATATTGATCTGTTGATCATGTCCTTTCGGGCGGAAGACGATTATGGGGACATGGTCTGGAGCCTGGTCAACTACAAGGAGTTTTTTACCGAACCCATTTACTGGCTGACCTTTGTGCGCACGGCCGTGTACTCCATCCTGGTCACCTGCATCACGTTCGTGATTGCCCTGCCCGTGGCCTTTTACATCACCAAGGTTGTTTCGCCCCGGGTCAAGGGATTTCTCATTGTTCTGCTGCTCATGCCCTTTTGGGTCAGTGAACTGGTGCGGGTGTACGGATGGATGATCCTGCTGCGTGAAAGCGGGGTGATCAATCATTTTCTCATGATGCTGGGCATCACGAGCACCCCGGTGGAAATGTTGTATAACGACGCCACCATGCTGCTGGGCCTGGTGTACACTTCCATGCTGTTCATGGTGGTGCCGCTCATTTCCGCTCTGGACAGTCTGGATGATGCCCTGATTGAAGCAGCCTATGATCTGGGCTCCGGGATGTGGACCATTGTGGGCAAGATTATCATTCCCCATGCCAAGCCCGGTATTGTTTCCGGATCCATTGTGGTGTTCATGCTCACCCTGGGCAATTATCTGACTCCCAATCTCATGGGCGGCAAGAGTTCCCTGTGGTTCACCGAGCAGATCTACAACCAGTTCATTGCCAGCTTCAACTGGAATCAGGGTTCGGCCTTTGGTTTTCTGCTGCTCATTCTTTCTTCGTTCATCATCTGGGTCGGTCTCAAGCTGACCCGTCAAAATCTCGGGAAGGTGGCATCATGA
- a CDS encoding ABC transporter permease, with protein sequence MIRTLPKSRTYTLSFGVFMGLYFFFLFAPLVITCILAFNDSQFPSLPWKGFTVEWFTGNVAQRVGIFHDQINLASIWVSFKVAICVSVLSVMVGTAASFLFEQENFPLKTPLYFLMLMPLVIPGVILGISILLFSNTLGMFFEDTWGIDVGLFRPGFWLVVLGQFSFITTFVTLVVSARLKKFDRTLEEAALNLGATRWQVIWYITLRFLRPAIIGSGAVAFLMSFENFNTTLFLVGSEATLPINLYLQVRDGSTPVINAISFLLIVGTSSLALFNLYISRKEKLE encoded by the coding sequence ATGATACGTACGCTTCCCAAATCCAGAACCTATACCCTTTCGTTCGGGGTGTTCATGGGGCTTTATTTCTTTTTTCTCTTTGCCCCCCTTGTCATTACCTGCATCCTGGCCTTCAATGATTCCCAGTTCCCCTCCCTGCCCTGGAAGGGCTTTACCGTGGAGTGGTTTACGGGAAATGTTGCCCAGCGTGTGGGGATTTTTCACGATCAGATCAATCTGGCCAGCATCTGGGTCAGTTTCAAGGTGGCCATCTGTGTTTCCGTGCTTTCGGTGATGGTGGGCACGGCAGCATCCTTTCTCTTTGAACAGGAGAATTTTCCCCTCAAGACCCCCCTTTATTTTCTCATGCTCATGCCTCTGGTCATTCCCGGCGTCATCCTGGGTATCTCCATCCTGCTTTTCAGCAATACCCTGGGGATGTTCTTTGAAGATACCTGGGGGATCGATGTGGGATTGTTCCGGCCGGGATTCTGGCTGGTGGTGCTGGGGCAGTTTTCCTTTATCACCACCTTTGTGACCCTTGTGGTTTCAGCCCGACTCAAGAAGTTCGACCGGACTCTGGAAGAGGCGGCCCTTAATCTCGGTGCCACCCGATGGCAGGTTATCTGGTACATCACCCTGAGATTTTTGCGTCCGGCCATTATCGGTTCCGGGGCCGTGGCCTTTCTCATGTCCTTTGAAAACTTCAACACCACTCTCTTTCTGGTGGGTTCCGAGGCCACCCTGCCCATCAATCTCTATCTCCAGGTCAGGGACGGCAGCACGCCGGTGATCAATGCCATCTCTTTTCTGCTCATTGTGGGGACCTCGTCGTTGGCCCTGTTTAATCTGTACATAAGCCGGAAGGAGAAGCTGGAATAG
- a CDS encoding extracellular solute-binding protein, producing the protein MKRGFVLGCMVVALLMAGVTSGLAEELNLLTWKGYAPKVLVDQFTKETGIKVNVTYSNNEEMIAKLRATRGAGFDLAQPSQDRISSVQAKYKIYQPIDITKVKTEQIIPSMLNAVKKNTMVKEHFYAVPFCWGTSGLIVNKKFAPHADDYTALLDPQYAGRISYRLKRPTLIAIAFAMGDDPFAKYADVKAYKELMDKVAGQLTAGKKLVKNYWANGDALLQSMRSGEVHVAMAWDNGGWKLHAENPDIDFVAPKSGALGWIDTFALPAKAKNVDAAYKWINFMLRPENAAQFTNIGKYGTASQGAIELTKADVRADFQRGFSQADIDNIKWYPPVPAKLESIEGKILDKVKAAQ; encoded by the coding sequence ATGAAAAGAGGATTTGTACTGGGATGTATGGTTGTTGCTTTGCTTATGGCCGGTGTGACCAGCGGTCTGGCGGAAGAATTGAATCTTTTGACCTGGAAGGGGTATGCTCCCAAGGTGCTGGTGGATCAGTTTACCAAGGAAACGGGCATCAAGGTCAATGTGACCTATTCCAATAATGAAGAGATGATTGCCAAATTGCGGGCCACCCGCGGTGCCGGTTTCGACCTGGCCCAGCCCAGCCAGGACCGGATTTCGTCGGTTCAGGCCAAATACAAGATCTATCAGCCCATTGATATCACCAAGGTCAAGACCGAGCAGATCATTCCTTCCATGCTCAATGCGGTCAAAAAGAACACCATGGTCAAGGAACATTTTTATGCGGTTCCCTTTTGCTGGGGCACGTCCGGTCTTATTGTGAACAAGAAATTTGCTCCCCATGCCGATGATTACACTGCCCTTTTGGATCCCCAATATGCCGGCCGCATCAGCTACCGGTTGAAACGGCCCACCCTCATTGCCATAGCCTTTGCCATGGGCGATGATCCCTTTGCCAAGTATGCGGATGTCAAGGCGTACAAGGAACTCATGGACAAGGTTGCCGGTCAATTGACCGCGGGCAAGAAGCTGGTCAAGAATTACTGGGCCAATGGCGACGCCCTGCTCCAGTCCATGCGTTCCGGTGAAGTCCATGTGGCCATGGCCTGGGACAATGGTGGCTGGAAACTGCACGCGGAAAATCCGGACATTGATTTTGTGGCGCCCAAAAGCGGTGCTCTGGGCTGGATCGATACCTTTGCTTTGCCGGCCAAGGCCAAAAATGTGGATGCGGCCTACAAGTGGATCAATTTCATGCTCCGTCCGGAAAATGCTGCCCAATTCACCAATATCGGCAAATACGGCACGGCTTCCCAGGGTGCCATTGAGCTGACAAAGGCCGATGTGCGTGCCGATTTCCAGCGCGGGTTTTCCCAGGCGGACATCGACAATATCAAATGGTATCCCCCGGTTCCGGCCAAGCTGGAATCCATTGAGGGCAAGATCCTGGACAAGGTCAAGGCTGCCCAGTAA
- a CDS encoding ABC transporter ATP-binding protein has product MSRKIDLQVHELVKRFDAFTAVDRVSFDVHQGKFFSILGPSGCGKTTLLRMISGFIEPTAGTIAIRGRDMLGIPPNKRPVNLIFQHLALFPMMNVAENIAFGLRRRGERGAVITQKVESILERVGLPGYGDKQVHQLSGGQRQRVAIARSLVLEPAVLLLDEPLGALDLKLREQMKVELKTLQAQVGTTFIYITHDQSEALIMSDFVAVMNKGRFEQMDKPQNLYAKPATPFVASFVGDNNAWDGMVTGRENDRVTVQTQNGNTCHIRTDQKFAPGDKVRVFLRPEAMLIEPDASIPSLNRFQVVVRSILFNGANSSILVHPREGTGQEKELIVALPQNRQYDHVKKGDVLEIGWDEKSGICFAGDAS; this is encoded by the coding sequence ATGTCTCGAAAGATTGATCTGCAGGTTCACGAACTGGTAAAACGTTTTGACGCCTTTACCGCCGTCGACAGGGTGTCCTTTGATGTGCATCAGGGAAAGTTCTTTTCCATTCTCGGTCCCTCGGGGTGCGGTAAGACAACGCTGTTGCGCATGATTTCAGGATTTATCGAGCCCACCGCCGGCACCATTGCCATCCGTGGCAGGGATATGCTCGGAATCCCCCCCAATAAACGGCCGGTCAATCTGATTTTTCAGCATCTGGCCCTGTTCCCCATGATGAATGTGGCTGAAAATATTGCTTTTGGCCTTCGGCGAAGGGGGGAACGCGGGGCAGTGATTACCCAGAAAGTGGAGTCCATTCTGGAACGGGTGGGGTTGCCCGGATATGGAGACAAACAGGTACATCAGCTTTCAGGCGGCCAGCGCCAACGGGTGGCCATTGCCCGTTCTCTGGTTCTGGAGCCCGCCGTGCTGCTTCTGGATGAACCCCTGGGTGCCCTGGATCTGAAACTCCGGGAGCAGATGAAGGTGGAACTCAAGACCCTGCAGGCCCAGGTGGGCACCACCTTTATCTATATCACCCACGATCAGTCCGAGGCCCTGATCATGTCCGATTTTGTGGCGGTCATGAACAAGGGCCGTTTTGAACAGATGGACAAACCCCAGAATCTGTACGCCAAACCCGCAACACCCTTTGTGGCCAGCTTTGTGGGAGACAACAATGCCTGGGACGGCATGGTGACGGGCCGGGAGAATGATCGGGTCACGGTGCAGACCCAAAACGGGAACACGTGCCACATTCGCACCGATCAGAAGTTCGCGCCCGGCGACAAGGTTCGGGTTTTTTTGCGGCCCGAGGCCATGCTTATCGAGCCCGACGCCTCCATCCCTTCGCTGAACCGGTTTCAGGTGGTTGTGCGCTCCATTTTGTTCAATGGCGCCAACAGCAGCATTCTGGTGCACCCCAGGGAGGGTACGGGCCAGGAAAAGGAACTGATCGTTGCCCTGCCCCAGAACCGGCAGTACGATCATGTCAAAAAGGGGGATGTGCTGGAGATCGGCTGGGATGAGAAATCAGGCATCTGTTTTGCCGGAGATGCGTCATGA